From the genome of Vicia villosa cultivar HV-30 ecotype Madison, WI linkage group LG2, Vvil1.0, whole genome shotgun sequence, one region includes:
- the LOC131653597 gene encoding disease resistance protein RPV1-like isoform X3, giving the protein MQGGEASNSSMDYSHNQSCRYDVFISFRGPDTRNNFVDHLYDHLTRKGIFAFKDDKRLEKGESLSPQLLQAIKNSRISIVVFSERYAESTWCLEEMATIAECRIEFNQKVFPVFYDVDPSHVRKQIGVYQNSFNFDRMSSKHGWNKAMRWVNAMRVLANLVGWDVRNKPESTEIETIVQAVIKSLNHKFSGFSSDLVGMQPRIEELEKLLRLSSKDDDFRVLGIWGMGGVGKTTHAAVLYDRISYQFDACCFINNISKLYMDGGGVAVQKQILRQALDERNLDSYDTGEIAGIMINRLQGGIKVLLVLDNVDQYEQLEELAIDPKLLCKESRIIITTRDEHILRVYGVDKIHKVPLLNSNDASELFSRRAFRGEERSNNCIELIPEILKYAQNLPLAIKVVGSFLCTRDATQWRDALNRLKNNPDNKIMDVLQMSVDGLEHEEKEIFLHIACFFKGEREDYVKRILDACGLYPHIGIQRVIEKSLITIKNQEIHMHDMLQELGKKIVRHRFLGDPTSWSRLWQYHDFYQVLTTETGTNNVKAIVLDQKESFSKCRAEGFLNMSNLALLILYHNNFSGSLDFLSNNLRYLLWHGYPFTSLPSNFEPYYIVELNMPHSNIQWLWEGRKELPNLKRMDLSNSKNLIETPKFFWTPKLERLDFTGCTNLIQVHPSIGHLTELVFLCLQNCSSLANLDFGSVSRLNSLRVLRLSGCTKLEKTPDLTGASVLEYLDMDECTTLSKVHESIGDLTKLKFLSLRNCTNLVEMPDWIKRMASLVTLDFCGCSSLTILPLKWTHTDHMSSLIFLDLSFCNLHEVPDTIGTLHTLERLNLQGNKFRSLPDDFFGLDNLAYVNLSHCHELESNELLFSQSVSQSASKSASSGGRYFSIVAGSRDHRSGFYIFDCPKFIVKSKYQSIECSWLQRLLQGPHHFRGGFDIVVPWDWENIYFPSSCCIPKWFNYTFDSDSIIRIVEFGEFDKKFGFVFCVAFEVNNCPANSGSAQDSFSSALPHPLYLSFESEHTEECFVLPLSLELHKIDGSRHLWLIYISQEHCHFLKTGAHITFKACPGLSIKKWGLRSLIKDQLSYHVPSFWEHLPDTDAPQLFFDHVQKTSMKSGTKIQLPYNWLFTEEEVVENSGAKSKETALSNLGL; this is encoded by the exons ATGCAAGGAGGTGAAGCTTCCAATTCTTCCATGGATTATAGCCACAATCAGAGCTGTAGATATGATGTGTTTATCAGTTTCAGAGGTCCTGACACACGCAACAACTTTGTCGACCATCTTTATGATCATCTAACTAGGAAGGGCATTTTTGCCTTCAAGGACGATAAAaggcttgaaaaaggagaatcccTTTCCCCGCAACTTCTACAAGCAATTAAAAATTCACGGATTTCTATTGTTGTCTTCTCCGAAAGATATGCCGAGTCTACATGGTGTTTGGAAGAGATGGCTACTATTGCTGAATGCCGTATAGAATTCAATCAAAAAGTATTTCCTGTTTTTTATGATGTCGATCCATCTCATGTACGAAAACAAATTGGGGTGTACCAGAACTCTTTTAATTTCGACAGGATGAGTTCCAAACATGGTTGGAATAAGGCTATGAGATGGGTGAATGCTATGAGAGTTTTAGCTAACTTAGTCGGTTGGGATGTCAGGAACAA GCCAGAGTCTACAGAGATTGAAACAATTGTTCAAGCAGTAATAAAGTCTTTGAATCATAAATTCTCAGGGTTTAGCAGCGATCTTGTTGGGATGCAACCTCGCATAGAAGAATTAGAAAAGCTTCTAAGATTGAGCTCAAAGGATGACGACTTCCGAGTATTGGGAATTTGGGGGATGGGTGGAGTAGGGAAGACAACTCATGCTGCTGTTTTGTATGATAGAATCTCTTATCAGTTTGATGCTTGTTGTTTTATTAATAACATAAGCAAACTTTATATGGATGGTGGTGGTGTTGCTGTACAAAAACAGATTCTTCGTCAAGCTCTAGATGAAAGAAATCTAGACTCATACGATACTGGTGAGATAGCTGGGATTATGATAAATAGACTTCAGGGTGGCATTAAGGTCCTTCTAGTTCTTGACAATGTTGATCAGTATGAACAATTGGAGGAATTGGCTATAGATCCTAAGTTGCTTTGCAAAGAAAGTAGAATAATCATAACTACAAGGGACGAGCATATTCTAAGAGTGTATGGGGTggataaaattcacaaagttccgCTGTTGAATAGTAATGATGCTTCTGAACTTTTTAGTAGAAGAGCCTTCAGAGGTGAAGAACGAAGCAACAATTGTATTGAATTGATTCCAGAGATACTAAAATATGCTCAAAATCTTCCATTAGCAATTAAAGTAGTGGGCTCTTTCTTGTGTACCCGAGATGCAACTCAGTGGAGAGATGCTTTGAATAGATTGAAGAACAATCCAGACAATAAAATTATGGACGTGCTCCAGATGAGTGTTGATGGACTAGAACATGAGGAGAAGGAAATATTTCTCCACATTGCTTGTTTTTTTAAAGGGGAGAGGGAAGATTATGTAAAGAGAATTCTAGATGCATGTGGATTATACCCTCACATTGGTATTCAGAGAGTCATTGAGAAGTCACTCATTACGATTAAAAACCAAGAAATTCATATGCATGATATGTTACAAGAACTTGGGAAGAAAATCGTCCGGCACCGATTTCTCGGAGACCCAACATCATGGAGTAGATTATGGCAATACCATGATTTCTATCAAGTCTTGACAACAGAAACG GGAACAAACAATGTTAAAGCTATAGTTCTGGATCAAAAGGAAAGTTTCTCCAAATGCAGGGCTGAAGGATTTTTAAATATGAGCAACCTTGCACTTCTCATATTGTATCATAATAATTTTTCAGGAAGTTTGGATTTTCTTTCCAACAACTTGCGATATCTTTTGTGGCATGGATACCCTTTTACTTCTTTGCCGTCAAATTTTGAGCCATATTATATTGTGGAATTGAATATGCCTCATAGTAACATTCAGTGGCTGTGGGAAGGTCGCAAG GAACTACCTAATTTGAAAAGGATGGATTTGAGCAACTCCAAAAATCTTATAGAGACACCAAAGTTTTTTTGGACCCCAAAACTGGAGCGGCTAGATTTTACAGGATGCACAAACTTAATACAGGTCCATCCATCAATTGGACATCTTACAGAACTTgttttcttatgtttgcaaaactGCAGCAGTTTGGCCAACCTTGATTTTGGTAGTGTATCAAGATTAAATTCTCTGAGAGTTCTGCGCCTTTCCGGTTGTACGAAACTTGAAAAGACGCCTGATTTAACTGGGGCATCAGTCCTTGAATACcttgatatggatgaatgtacaACTTTATCCAAAGTTCATGAATCCATTGGGGATTTGACAAAGCTTAAATTCTTGAGTTTGAGAAACTGCACAAATCTGGTTGAAATGCCTGATTGGATTAAGAGGATGGCGTCCCTTGTAACTCTAGATTTTTGCGGTTGCTCGAGTCTTACAATTCTACCCTTGAAATGGACTCATACTGATCATATGAGTTCTTTGATTTTTCTAGATTTAAGCTTTTGCAATCTTCATGAAGTACCAGATACTATTGGAACGTTACATACGTTAGAAAGACTAAATCTACAAGGAAACAAGTTTCGTTCACTACCTGATGATTTCTTTGGTCTTGATAACCTAGCATATGTAAACTTATCTCATTGCCATGAGCTTGAAAGTAATGAGCTCCTATTTTCACAAAGTGTTTCACAAAGTGCTTCAAAAAGTGcttcttctggaggaagatattTTAGCATAGTAGCGGGATCTCGTGATCATAGGTCAGGATTTTATATATTTGACTGCCCTAAGTTCATTGTTAAATCCAAATACCAATCCATAGAATGTTCATGGTTACAAAGACTACTTCAG GGTCCCCATCACTTCCGGGGTGGCTTTGACATTGTTGTTCCTTGGGATTGGGAAAACATTTATTTTCCGTCAAGTTGTTGCATTCCAAAATGGTTCAATTACACATTTGATAGTGATTCAATAATAAGGATAGTAGAGTTTGGTGAGTTTGATAAGAAGTTTGGCTTTGTCTTCTGTGTGGCATTTGAGGTAAACAATTGTCCTGCAAATTCTGGTTCGGCACAGGATTCATTTTCCTCAGCACTCCCACATCCCTTATATCTTTCTTTTGAAAGTGAACACACAGAGGAATGCTTTGTTTTGCCGCTCAGTTTGGAACTGCACAAAATTGATGGctccagacatctttggctaatCTATATCTCTCAAGAGCACTGCCATTTTTTAAAAACTGGAGCACATATCACATTTAAAGCCTGCCCAGGTTTGTCAATAAAGAAATGGGGATTACGTTCGTTAATCAAGGATCAATTATCATATCATGTCCCTAGCTTCTGGGAACACTTACCAGACACTGATGCGCCCCAACTTTTCTTTGATCATGTACAAAAAACCAGCATGAAGTCTGGAACTAAAATCCAACTTCCTTACAATTGGTTGTTTACTGAAGAGGAAGTAGTTGAGAATTCTGGAGCAAAGTCAAAAGAAACTGCTCTTTCTAATCTGGGCCTTTAG